Genomic DNA from Thalassoroseus pseudoceratinae:
TTCATCTGCAGTCGCTTTTTGCATAGCAGCCGTCTTCTCGGTTACCACTTTTTTCGCGGCAGCCATTGCTGCATTCTTTTTGTCCAACTGGGCCTTAACTGATCCGAGGACGGTGGCGAGTTCCTTGTCTTCCGGCGCCTTCTTCGCCGCTTCCTGAGCCTTTGCAAAAGACTCACTCAGTGGACCGGCGACGGCTTGAAGATCGGTCGCGGATTTGTTGGCAGCATCAATCTGCTGCTTCATTGTTGCGACGGCTGCCTTGAGATCTTTGGCCGTCTTAGTCGAGGCATCGATCTTGGCTTGACTGTCGGTGGCGGTCTTCTGAGCTGCTGCCAGAGCGGCTTTGACTTTGGCGAGTTCCGCTTCCGCAGCTTTCGCCGTTGCTTCCAACTTCTCGGCTTCTGTTTTCTGACTTCCCAGGGCAGATTGAGCCGCCTGGAGTCGTTGTTCGAGCGTCGGAGGGTTTGCCGTCAGCTCGCCAACTTCTTTTCCGTCCTCGGCGGTCCAAACCTTGATTTGTCCAGTCCAGTCGCCGGCGATGACGCGTTTTGCATCATCACTGTAGGTCACAGACAACGCAATATCACTGAACGCGGGGAACGCACGCAACTGCTTCCCATTCTGGTCCCAAAGTTTCGCAACTTTGTCACGACCTGCACTCACAATCTTTCCATCACGGCAGAACTCAACGGACTGCACACCTCCGCCATGAGCCGTCCACGTTTTGGTGTTTTTGCCGTCCATCACCTCCCAAAGGCGAATCTGACCATCTTCGCTTCCACTTGCGACGATGTTCGAGTCCGGTCGCCAAGAAATGCCGGTGATACAACCCTTGTGGCCGGTTAAGCTCAGGTATTCGCGTCCGGTCATTGCTTCCCAAGCGAAGACACCGCCATTACGGTCACCGGTTGCGAGCAAGACACCATCGGGGCTGAAAGCGAGTGATGTGACCCAGTCGGTGTGTTTCTTGAGTTCGTACTTGAGTTCACCGTCCTGAGTCGAATAGACGCGAACGACTCGTTGAGGACCACCCAGCGCCACCATCGACTGGTCAGCACTGATGTCGGCGGCAAGCACCGAATCCAACTCATCGCCAACTTCGATGACTCGTTCACCGGTGCGAACATTCCACACCACGACTTTCCCGCTATAGGAACCTTTTCCACCACCGGCGAGCAGCAAACCACCGTTGCGGCTGAATTTGAGAACTTTCGGCTCGCCTTCTGGGAATGCAAGGACACCGACAAGTCCCAAGCTGTTCGCATCGTAGAGAACAACTTGCTTCGGACCACCCACGGCGACCAATGTTGACCACGGGTTGGTCGCCAACGCCGTCACGGCTGTCGTGTTCTTGGTGTGGACGATCGGGTCAAGCACAAGCTTTTTCGGCATCGGTGGCGGACCATCAGGTTTACCGATGGACACACTCATCAACGCTACTTCGGCTTTTTTCTTGCGAGCGATCGGCTTGCTGCCACTGTTCTCCAACGCGCCGCCGTCGATCCACTTGCGAAGAGTGTCAATCTTGGCTGCGGCAATCTTCTCCTGATTCGGAGGCATCGTTGGTTCGGAATC
This window encodes:
- a CDS encoding c-type cytochrome domain-containing protein, yielding MRFTLCSLIVLLIAPNVFAADDKKDEKVTFDDHVKPIFRQHCFNCHNTDRKVAGLDLTSYISMMQGGSSGTAVEPGDSSSSYLFMLVNHDSEPTMPPNQEKIAAAKIDTLRKWIDGGALENSGSKPIARKKKAEVALMSVSIGKPDGPPPMPKKLVLDPIVHTKNTTAVTALATNPWSTLVAVGGPKQVVLYDANSLGLVGVLAFPEGEPKVLKFSRNGGLLLAGGGKGSYSGKVVVWNVRTGERVIEVGDELDSVLAADISADQSMVALGGPQRVVRVYSTQDGELKYELKKHTDWVTSLAFSPDGVLLATGDRNGGVFAWEAMTGREYLSLTGHKGCITGISWRPDSNIVASGSEDGQIRLWEVMDGKNTKTWTAHGGGVQSVEFCRDGKIVSAGRDKVAKLWDQNGKQLRAFPAFSDIALSVTYSDDAKRVIAGDWTGQIKVWTAEDGKEVGELTANPPTLEQRLQAAQSALGSQKTEAEKLEATAKAAEAELAKVKAALAAAQKTATDSQAKIDASTKTAKDLKAAVATMKQQIDAANKSATDLQAVAGPLSESFAKAQEAAKKAPEDKELATVLGSVKAQLDKKNAAMAAAKKVVTEKTAAMQKATADEAAATKTIQEATAALAKAKQSVEQLTKQVQPLSKKAQEARNAANAAAKALADANSEVTRWQTEIQFRDEQVKLSEAKDKAAEAMAVSDQAATELKQVQTELATAQQKVAEIQKAIAASESKVAAAKKAVGDSTAAVAKTKGAVDQMTELVKSTQTTVSAATESLKKAPEDAGLKDLLAKANAVHEAKKQGLAAATKQAAQATDALKKAQAQLAAVETELKTLMANLPEMEKVAKAMTEKAQAAQTKAATAKTAADQAETTVQALQKKIDELIKKVAPQSEVASAK